TGCTCATGCTGCACTTCGCCTTGAGTAGCTTTCGAGCCTTTATCGACCTGGTCACCACCGTTGGGTTCATCACCAGTCCGATCATTGCGTTACTCAACCACTTGGCGGTGACGGGGCCGGACGTACCCCAGGCACTTCGCCCGGGGATCTGGCTACGGCGATGGAGTCTGCTGGGGGTGCTGGTGCTGTTCGCCGTCGCCATCGCCTACGGGGTGATGTCTTGGCTCACGGCCTCATCATCGTAGTAGGCGAGGAGTAGGTCGCGTAGGCGCTCGAAGGCTGCCGCCGCCTCCTGCATGGTCTCCTCGAGAGTGAGGGTTTGGTTCGGTTGCAGGCCAGCCGCGTAGTTGGTGATGAGGCTGATCCCCGCGATTCGAACGCCTAGGTGCCGCGCAGTGATAGCCTCCGGTACCGTGGACATACCGACCGCGTCGGCGCCTAGGCGGCCCAGCATGCGGATCTCGGCCGGCGTCTCGAAGCTCGGCCCGGTGACCTGAACGTAGACCCCGCGTCGCAAGGATACCCCACTGCGCTCGCTCGCCCGTTGCAGATGCTCCCCTAGCGCGGGGTCCCAGGCGCGGCTCATGTCTGGGAATCGAGGGCCTATGTTCTCGTCGTTGTCGCCGATAAGGGGATTGCGACCGGTGAGGTTGATGTGATCATCGATGCGCATGAGGTCGCCGGGTGTGAGCTGCGGATGAATGCCGCCAGCGGCATTGGTCATCATCAAGCGTTTGACGCCGAGCGCGTGGAGCGTGCGCACTGGGAGGGCGATCTGGGCCGCGCTGTAGCCCTCGTAGTAGTGCATCCTCCCCTGCATGCACAGGAGCGATCGGCCGTTTGGTAGCTCGCCGAGAAGTAGGCGCCCACGGTGACCGCTCACGGTCGATCGCGGGAAGTGGGGTATCTGCTCATAAGCGATCTCTGCGCGCAGGCGGAGCGTCTCTGCGAAGCGCCCGAGCCCGCTGCCGAGGATGATGGCGTCTTCGCCGAGGGGGGCCCTACCGACGAAGCGTCTGATGGCCTGGGCGGCGTGCTGGTGTTCGCTCATCACGTGGGGGTCCTGACAGTGCGGTATGCAGTTGTAGGTGATGGCACCACTAGGGGGCGCGTTCTTAGCGCTCTTCACTGCGAAGTAG
The DNA window shown above is from Pseudomonadota bacterium and carries:
- a CDS encoding purine-nucleoside phosphorylase; this translates as MSEHQHAAQAIRRFVGRAPLGEDAIILGSGLGRFAETLRLRAEIAYEQIPHFPRSTVSGHRGRLLLGELPNGRSLLCMQGRMHYYEGYSAAQIALPVRTLHALGVKRLMMTNAAGGIHPQLTPGDLMRIDDHINLTGRNPLIGDNDENIGPRFPDMSRAWDPALGEHLQRASERSGVSLRRGVYVQVTGPSFETPAEIRMLGRLGADAVGMSTVPEAITARHLGVRIAGISLITNYAAGLQPNQTLTLEETMQEAAAAFERLRDLLLAYYDDEAVSQDITP